CTGGTCGTCGCGTTCCTGGTTGCGGGCATCCTCGGCGGGCCTGCGGCGCTCGGGCTCGTGGGACACGGCGACGAACTCGAAGTATTCGCCGAGTTGGGCATCGCCATCCTGCTCTTCCTCGTCGGGCTCAAGCTCGACGTGGGCATCATCCGGCAGATGGGCGTGGTCACGCTCTTGGCCGGTCTCGTGCAGGTTGCCTTCACCGCCGGCGTCGGGCTCCTGCTCGCACAGCTCCAGGGCTGGTCGTGGGCAGCCAGCGCCTATATCGCGCTGGCGCTCTCGTTTTCCAGCACCATCATCATCGTCAAGCTGCTCAGCGATCGGCGGGAGATCGATTCGCTCCACGGCCGCCTGGCCGTGGGCATCCTGATCATCCAGGACATCGTCGTCATCCTGGCGCTCATCCTGCTGCCGGCGCTCGACCGCGGCGAAGGAGACCAGGCCGGCCTGTCGCAGATCGCCGGACAAATCGGGCTGATGCTGGTGAAAGCCATCCTCGCCGGCGCCGTGCTCGCGGCGACAACGCGATGGGTAATCCCCCGACTGGCGCACCACCTTGCAAGGTCGACCGAACTCCTGTTGTTGGCGTCCATTGCCTGGGCAGTCGGGCTTGCGGCCGCGGCCGATCTGCTTGGCTTCAGCAAGGAAGTTGGCGCATTCGTCGCGGGCGTCAGCCTGGCTAGCACGCCCTTCCGCGAAGCCATCGGCAACCGCCTGGTGCCCGTGCGAGACTTCCTGCTGGTCTTCTTCTTCATCGAGCTTGGCGCGGGCCTTCAACTCGATCGCCTGGTGGGCGTGCTGCTGCCGGCGCTGGCGCTCTCGCTGTTCGTGCTGATCGGCAAGCCCATCGTCATCATGGCCATCCTCGGTGTGCTGGGCTATCACAAACGCACGAGCTTCTACGCCGGCCAGACGCTCGGCCAGATCTCCGAGTTCTCGCTCATCCTGGGGGCCCTGGGCGTATCGCTGGGCCACGTGCCCGAAGAGGCCCTCGCGCTACTGACGCTGGTCGCGCTCATCACGATCGCCTGTTCCACCTACGGCATCGTGAACCTCGCCTGGCTCTACGACAGGCTCGCGCCCGTGCTTGGCGTCTTCGAGCGAGATCACCC
This portion of the Phycisphaerales bacterium genome encodes:
- a CDS encoding cation:proton antiporter, producing the protein MQIVTEGFASVAALLALVGVLGAVALLLRQPLVVAFLVAGILGGPAALGLVGHGDELEVFAELGIAILLFLVGLKLDVGIIRQMGVVTLLAGLVQVAFTAGVGLLLAQLQGWSWAASAYIALALSFSSTIIIVKLLSDRREIDSLHGRLAVGILIIQDIVVILALILLPALDRGEGDQAGLSQIAGQIGLMLVKAILAGAVLAATTRWVIPRLAHHLARSTELLLLASIAWAVGLAAAADLLGFSKEVGAFVAGVSLASTPFREAIGNRLVPVRDFLLVFFFIELGAGLQLDRLVGVLLPALALSLFVLIGKPIVIMAILGVLGYHKRTSFYAGQTLGQISEFSLILGALGVSLGHVPEEALALLTLVALITIACSTYGIVNLAWLYDRLAPVLGVFERDHPTREFSDTSTTPLHVDVILIGLGRYGGRIGRQLSARGLSVYAVDFDPGAIRRWNEEGRHGRYGDATDPELCSSLPLRQARLVVCSAPELRTNRALLDALGKAGYRGGFAGTAHNHREARRLRQLGADLVLEPFTNAADEAADRLAPMATGNASAP